A single genomic interval of Thermococcus sp. harbors:
- the thpR gene encoding RNA 2',3'-cyclic phosphodiesterase has product MRAFIAIDVSDEVRDNLLKAQERIGNKVAKIKFVERENLHVTLKFLGEIDEALAEEVKKALGEIANRHRKHRVKVKGIGVFPNPNYVRVIWAGIENDEGLKAIAQDVEKEMHRLGFKKDKDFVAHVTIGRVKFVKDKLELTMALKDLANKDFGEFEVNAIELKKSTLTPKGPIYETIARFELAE; this is encoded by the coding sequence ATGAGGGCGTTCATAGCTATCGACGTCAGCGATGAGGTTAGGGACAACCTCCTCAAAGCCCAGGAGAGAATAGGAAACAAAGTGGCAAAGATAAAGTTCGTTGAGAGGGAAAACCTTCACGTAACGCTGAAGTTCCTCGGAGAAATCGACGAGGCTTTAGCCGAAGAGGTCAAGAAAGCTCTGGGAGAGATAGCTAATAGGCACAGGAAGCACAGGGTTAAGGTTAAGGGGATAGGCGTCTTCCCGAACCCGAACTACGTAAGGGTGATATGGGCCGGGATAGAGAACGACGAGGGACTGAAGGCTATAGCCCAGGACGTGGAAAAGGAAATGCATCGCTTGGGCTTCAAGAAGGACAAGGACTTCGTCGCCCACGTAACCATCGGCCGCGTCAAGTTCGTAAAGGATAAGCTTGAGCTTACGATGGCTCTGAAGGATCTCGCCAACAAGGACTTTGGCGAATTTGAGGTTAATGCGATAGAGCTGAAGAAGAGCACTCTGACGCCAAAGGGTCCGATTTACGAGACTATCGCTAGGTTCGAGCTGGCGGAATGA
- a CDS encoding ATP-binding protein, which produces MVVQNPWWADPDAIYDDERVEKALSQKPRINYRFEQTNKVLIGPRQVGKTTYMKLFIANLIESGVNPRNVLYFSCDLLRDYREIVSIVRSFLRSTRGRAYVFLDEVTFVENWERAIKFLLDSPLASRIVLQVTGSTSAGLKRESFPGRKVKVEEFLPLDFRIVSLIFEPKLRNIQLSYVLPKTSREFYENALELYPYLEVLSGALDFYLSSGGYPKSIYELLERSIKPETYEMIYNATILDVAKLGRSERIALSIILGLLRRYGDRVTLNSLAKELEIGSHVTVRDYLELSEELFIGRNYFQVKLHDLTPLFRKERKFYFLDPLLLQTFRRFFGKGPETDRIIEGIVGEHLKRLYPTYFFSGSREVDFVTPYFGVEVKWRKRVRPQDFPRVGIKNKILLSKDKLEFLEGSNLAIIPVSLFLFQLHSASSNLAIVS; this is translated from the coding sequence ATGGTAGTTCAAAACCCATGGTGGGCTGATCCTGATGCCATATACGATGACGAACGGGTTGAAAAAGCCCTTTCTCAAAAGCCAAGGATTAACTACCGCTTTGAGCAGACTAACAAGGTTCTTATTGGTCCGAGACAGGTTGGCAAGACTACCTACATGAAGCTCTTTATAGCAAACCTCATCGAGTCGGGAGTTAATCCAAGGAACGTTCTGTACTTCTCCTGCGACCTCTTGAGAGACTACCGTGAGATAGTCTCGATAGTTAGGTCATTTCTCAGGAGTACGAGAGGAAGGGCCTACGTTTTTCTCGATGAGGTTACCTTTGTTGAGAACTGGGAGAGAGCCATCAAGTTTCTTCTTGATTCTCCCCTTGCATCTAGGATAGTACTCCAAGTTACGGGTTCGACTTCGGCCGGGCTGAAAAGGGAGAGCTTCCCCGGAAGGAAGGTTAAAGTTGAGGAATTCCTTCCGCTGGACTTTAGGATTGTTTCTCTGATTTTTGAGCCAAAATTAAGGAATATCCAGCTCTCCTATGTCCTTCCGAAAACGAGCAGAGAGTTCTACGAAAACGCCCTTGAGCTTTATCCATACCTTGAAGTCCTGAGCGGTGCGCTCGACTTTTATCTCTCCTCAGGTGGTTATCCTAAGTCTATCTACGAACTCCTGGAGAGGAGTATAAAACCTGAAACCTACGAGATGATTTACAACGCCACGATTCTCGATGTGGCCAAGCTTGGAAGGAGCGAGAGGATAGCCCTTTCAATAATACTCGGCCTCCTGCGTCGCTACGGTGACAGAGTGACCCTCAACTCCCTTGCCAAAGAGCTTGAGATAGGTTCTCACGTCACGGTGAGGGATTATCTAGAGCTCTCTGAGGAGCTGTTCATCGGGAGGAACTACTTTCAGGTCAAACTCCACGATTTAACCCCCCTCTTCAGGAAAGAGCGCAAGTTCTATTTTCTTGACCCCCTGCTACTTCAAACCTTCAGGAGGTTCTTCGGGAAAGGGCCTGAGACGGACAGGATAATTGAGGGTATTGTCGGTGAACACCTGAAGCGCCTTTACCCAACGTACTTTTTCAGCGGTTCCAGAGAGGTGGATTTTGTAACGCCTTACTTTGGCGTGGAAGTGAAGTGGAGGAAGAGGGTTAGGCCTCAAGACTTCCCAAGGGTCGGAATAAAGAACAAAATACTCCTCTCAAAGGACAAACTTGAGTTCCTTGAGGGGAGCAACCTCGCGATAATCCCCGTTTCCCTCTTTCTTTTCCAACTTCATTCCGCCAGCTCGAACCTAGCGATAGTCTCGTAA
- the cca gene encoding CCA tRNA nucleotidyltransferase — MDVKAVISEVLQRIRPTEEERAFVKELMDELGEIAERIIDELGLEAKPYFVGSLAKDTYLAGDHDVDLFLAFPLETPLEELREKGLELGKVIAERLDSYEIAYAEHPYVRASYKGVGVDLVPCYDVKNWRDVRTAVDRSILHTRWVNEHIKGKNDEVRLLKRFLKGIKAYGSEVYVRGFSGYLAEILVIKYGSFLDVLRNADFMLRQKIIDPENWLRKEPEIAMKTVRREVEEDRPLIVIDPVDPRRNVSANLSWEKYGVFYFKSEGFLKEPSIEFFFPPVATPGDYADELRRKGTHLLTILFDRPELVDDVLLPQLEKSARGIETALEREGFRVFGRNYGYSDKKAFIMLEVDRLERPAVKIHPGPEFFTERGRDFYRKNERVWLVGKRLYAEKKVTENVLDILSSLLEKNQVSLGKNLREVVKNADFLVDYVPGELGGEAYLFLSRKKDSLKG, encoded by the coding sequence ATGGACGTTAAAGCGGTCATCAGCGAAGTCCTCCAGCGAATCAGGCCGACCGAGGAGGAGAGGGCCTTCGTTAAGGAGCTGATGGATGAGCTCGGAGAAATCGCTGAGAGGATTATAGACGAGCTCGGCCTTGAAGCTAAGCCCTACTTCGTAGGCTCTTTAGCTAAGGACACGTATCTGGCTGGAGACCACGACGTTGACCTCTTCCTCGCTTTTCCGCTGGAGACTCCCCTTGAGGAGCTCAGGGAAAAGGGCCTAGAGCTCGGTAAGGTCATAGCGGAGAGGCTCGATTCATATGAGATTGCCTACGCGGAGCATCCGTACGTGAGGGCCAGTTACAAGGGAGTTGGCGTTGACCTCGTTCCGTGCTACGACGTTAAGAACTGGCGGGACGTAAGAACAGCAGTGGACCGCTCGATTCTCCACACACGGTGGGTGAACGAGCACATAAAAGGCAAAAACGATGAAGTCCGCCTCCTCAAGAGGTTTTTAAAGGGGATTAAAGCCTACGGTAGCGAGGTCTACGTGAGGGGCTTCTCAGGTTATCTCGCCGAGATTCTGGTGATAAAGTACGGCTCTTTCCTCGACGTCCTGAGGAATGCCGACTTCATGCTGAGGCAGAAGATAATCGACCCCGAAAACTGGCTGAGGAAGGAACCGGAGATAGCGATGAAAACTGTGAGGAGGGAAGTGGAGGAGGACAGGCCGCTTATAGTCATAGACCCCGTCGATCCAAGGCGGAACGTTTCGGCAAACCTGAGCTGGGAAAAGTACGGGGTGTTTTACTTCAAATCTGAAGGCTTTCTGAAGGAACCGTCCATTGAGTTCTTCTTCCCGCCGGTGGCAACCCCGGGGGACTACGCTGATGAGCTCAGGAGGAAGGGAACCCACCTGCTGACGATCCTCTTTGATAGGCCCGAGCTTGTAGATGACGTTCTCCTCCCCCAGCTGGAGAAGAGCGCCAGGGGAATTGAAACGGCCCTGGAACGGGAGGGCTTTAGGGTTTTTGGCCGGAACTACGGCTATTCCGACAAAAAAGCCTTCATAATGCTTGAGGTAGACAGATTGGAAAGGCCGGCGGTGAAGATACATCCCGGCCCGGAGTTCTTCACCGAGAGGGGGAGGGACTTCTACAGGAAAAACGAGAGGGTCTGGCTGGTGGGCAAAAGGCTCTACGCCGAGAAAAAGGTTACTGAAAACGTCCTGGACATTCTTTCTAGTCTCCTCGAAAAGAACCAGGTATCCCTCGGGAAGAACCTGAGGGAAGTGGTAAAGAATGCCGACTTCCTCGTGGACTACGTTCCGGGTGAGTTGGGGGGAGAGGCCTACCTCTTCCTGAGCAGGAAAAAAGATAGCTTGAAGGGTTAA
- a CDS encoding type II toxin-antitoxin system VapC family toxin → MAAVLDTSVIIELARGNEEVRQRVLESDKEFYITTITKFELLVGLPKKDELMWLDFLERLPFDDKASEVAAYLFRELRKSGKPMALKDLLIGSICIANNMRLITLDRDFEVLQDFGLQVEFL, encoded by the coding sequence ATGGCAGCGGTTCTTGATACGAGCGTGATAATCGAACTGGCCCGCGGAAATGAAGAAGTTAGACAAAGGGTTCTCGAATCCGATAAGGAATTTTACATAACGACAATAACCAAGTTCGAGCTTCTTGTGGGACTGCCAAAAAAGGATGAGCTCATGTGGCTTGACTTTCTTGAGCGGCTACCCTTTGACGATAAAGCATCGGAAGTGGCCGCCTACCTGTTTAGAGAGCTTAGGAAGTCTGGAAAACCCATGGCACTGAAAGACCTCCTTATTGGATCAATCTGTATCGCCAACAACATGAGGCTTATAACCCTTGACAGAGACTTTGAAGTCCTTCAGGATTTTGGTCTTCAAGTTGAGTTTCTTTAA
- a CDS encoding antitoxin VapB family protein, translated as MVKTLTIADDVYEELSRIKGNRSFSEVLRELLREKRGNAHVINRIFGILSEEEYKEVKKKLREVEEGFDEWQRFLIRA; from the coding sequence ATGGTAAAAACTCTTACCATAGCGGACGATGTGTATGAAGAACTGAGCAGGATAAAGGGCAATAGAAGCTTCTCGGAGGTTCTTAGAGAACTCCTCAGGGAGAAAAGGGGAAATGCCCATGTTATCAATAGAATCTTCGGTATTTTGAGCGAGGAGGAGTACAAGGAAGTCAAAAAGAAACTTAGAGAGGTAGAGGAGGGATTCGATGAATGGCAGCGGTTCTTGATACGAGCGTGA